From the genome of Sulfurimonas paralvinellae:
AATCTGGTTCTTATGTTCACAACTCTACAAAAGATAAAAAAGAGCGTATTGGCCGTATCATGAAAATGCATGCTATCAAACGTGAAGAAGTCAAAGAGATCTACGCTGGTGAAATCGGTGCAGTTGTTGGACTTAAATATACAACTACTGGTGACACTCTCTGTGCTCCTGAAGAAAAAGTTGTCTTAGAGAGAATGGAATTCCCAGATCCTGTTATCTCTGTTGCAGTTGAGCCTAAAACAAAAGCTGACCAGGAAAAAATGGGTATCGCACTTGGTAAACTTGCTGCAGAAGATCCATCTTTCCGTGTTAACACTGATGAAGAGACTGGTCAGACTATTATCTCCGGTATGGGTGAGTTACACCTTGAGATTCTTGTTGACCGTATGAAACGTGAGTTTAATGTTGAGGCTGAAGTTGGTGCTCCACAGGTATCTTACCGTGAAGCAATCAAAAAAGAAGTTGATGAAAACTACAAATACGCGAAACAATCTGGTGGTCGTGGACAATATGGTCATGTTGTATTTAAAATGAGACCTGCAGAAGCTGGTGCCGGCCTTGTTTTCAAAAATGAGATCAAAGGTGGATCAATTCCAAGAGAATATATTCCTGCAGTTGAAAAAGGTATGGAAGAAGCTATGCAGGGCGGTGTACTTGCCGGTTATCCTATTGAAGATGTTGAAATTGAACTTTATGATGGTTCTTACCATGATGTCGATTCAAATGAGATGGCATTTAAACTTGCTGCATCTATGGGATTCAAAGAAGCTGCGCGTAAAGCAGATGCCGCTATCTTAGAGCCTATCATGAAAGTTGAAGTTGAAGTTCCTGAAGAGTACATGGGTGATGTGATCGGTGACCTTAATCGTCGTCGTGGACAAGTTAATAACATGGGTGACCGTGCTGGTAACAAAATTGTTGATGCATTCGTACCGCTTTCAGAAATGTTCGGTTATTCAACTGACCTTCGTTCTAACACGCAGGGACGTGCAACATATGCTATGGAATTCGATCACTATGAAGAAGTTCCAAGAAATGTTTCTGAAGAGATTATCAAAAAACGTAACGGATAATTTCCACTCTTACAACACTTTTTATATAAAAGTGTTGTAACCCTTCTCCACCTATTTAATAAACTCCTAAAAATTCTGTTATAATTTCTCCAAAAAATCAAGGTAATTATATGCGTAACTTTTTTCTAGCAGCTTTACTATTTTCTACGATTTTATTTGCACAAAATCCGATTGCATTTGCTGCTTTAGGCGATGTTATTTATAATAATGTCGATAAGATTGCAAAACTGAAAAATATCGATGAATATAAAATATATGATAAAAAGATAGAGAAGTATGTTAGCGATGTGAAAAATGCCAAAAAAGAGGGCTTTGCACTTGAAAACGGCTCGACTGCAGTAACGCGTAAAGCATATCTGAACAAATTACGAAATCTTGCAAAAACAAATGATTTTTTTGTCCATTCGGTTGAGAGCTCTTATGAAGCGGCAAAGAAAAATCAAAACAGCAGACTCTATTCACAGATTATCAATACGGGACTTCTTGATACGAATGAACGTAAAAAAGAGATAATTGACTACTATTTTGCACATCAAGAAGATATGAACGTTACAGGACTTATTCAGTCTTATCTTGATGAAGATGCAAAGCTCCGTGCTAAGAAAGAGGCGCAGCAAAAGCGTATCAAGTCAAAAAAAGAGCGTGAAGCAGAGCGTATAAGAGAGATCAGAGAAAATGATAGACGCCAACAGGAGCTTTTAGAGAAAAAACTTCAAAAAGAGTTAGAAGAGAAGAAGTTAGAGATTCGAGAGTATCAAAAAGAAGAGCTTAAGAAAACCATCTAAACGCTTCATCCTCTGTTGGTCTGCCATCGAGAGTTAAATAAGGCTGATATTGAGCTTTATAGGCTAGTGACGGACAATCCTTTACATAGTATCCCAAATAGATCCATTTCTTACCTGAATTTTTTGCATATTTTATTTGATTGTAAAGAGAAAGTTTTCCCAAAGAGTATTTTGCAAAATCAGGATCGTAGTAGAAATATATGGAAGATATACCATCCGCGAGTACATCTATAAGATCTACTGCAATAAGTTTCTCTTCAAAGAAGTAGAGCACTTCGTAACCAAAATCTTCATGCCCGTTTACAAAAGAGTTGTAATAGTGCTCTGGAGATGTTTGGTTATACTCCCATCCTTTTTTTTCATGCATTGCAAGATGATACTTTTCGAAAATTTCTAAATGCTCACGTGAAAGTGTAGGCCGCTGAATATATGATCGTAAATCTTTGGTTTTTCGCATAATACGTCTTGCAGATTTTGAAAAAGTATAATTCTCTACATCAATTTTTATACTTTTACACTCGTCACATCCTTCACAGATCGGACGGAAGTACATTTTTCCAAAACGTCTGAATCCACGTTCAATCAAATCTTGGCAAGAAGCGGCAGAGCAGCTCTCAATGACCTTATAATGCATTGTCTGTTCTTTGTTATCGAGGTAGGAGCAC
Proteins encoded in this window:
- the fusA gene encoding elongation factor G — its product is MARSHKLEDVRNIGIAAHIDAGKTTTTERILFYTGVEHKIGEVHDGAATMDWMEQEQERGITITSAATTCEWQGKQINIIDTPGHVDFTIEVERSMRVLDGAVSVFCAVGGVQPQSETVWRQRNRYKVPSIVFVNKMDRTGADFYEVENQIRERLNGNPMPFQLPIGAEDKFEGVIDLVKMKEIVWDEDAAMGSAYHEQDIRPELQDKADEYREKMLETLSEVEGNDDFAMKFLEGEEITEEEIKAAIKSATLGMAIVPMTPGTAFKNKGVQTLLDAVVDYLPSPVEAEPIRGTMMDNPDEEVIVESTDDGAFASLAFKIMTDPFVGQLTFIRVYRGSLESGSYVHNSTKDKKERIGRIMKMHAIKREEVKEIYAGEIGAVVGLKYTTTGDTLCAPEEKVVLERMEFPDPVISVAVEPKTKADQEKMGIALGKLAAEDPSFRVNTDEETGQTIISGMGELHLEILVDRMKREFNVEAEVGAPQVSYREAIKKEVDENYKYAKQSGGRGQYGHVVFKMRPAEAGAGLVFKNEIKGGSIPREYIPAVEKGMEEAMQGGVLAGYPIEDVEIELYDGSYHDVDSNEMAFKLAASMGFKEAARKADAAILEPIMKVEVEVPEEYMGDVIGDLNRRRGQVNNMGDRAGNKIVDAFVPLSEMFGYSTDLRSNTQGRATYAMEFDHYEEVPRNVSEEIIKKRNG
- a CDS encoding arginyltransferase; protein product: MNLLKEFLLSDKCSYLDNKEQTMHYKVIESCSAASCQDLIERGFRRFGKMYFRPICEGCDECKSIKIDVENYTFSKSARRIMRKTKDLRSYIQRPTLSREHLEIFEKYHLAMHEKKGWEYNQTSPEHYYNSFVNGHEDFGYEVLYFFEEKLIAVDLIDVLADGISSIYFYYDPDFAKYSLGKLSLYNQIKYAKNSGKKWIYLGYYVKDCPSLAYKAQYQPYLTLDGRPTEDEAFRWFS